In Actinomadura citrea, a single window of DNA contains:
- a CDS encoding serine/threonine-protein kinase, protein MEGRLLAGRYRLASVVGRGGMGTVWRATDETLDREVAVKEVVLPAGLSDEERENRHRRTLREARASARLNHPGVVTVHDVVDEDGRPWIVMELVRARSLQEVVEEDGPLPPGRVATIGAQIAGALRAAHAIGVLHRDVKPANVLVTGDDRAVLTDFGIAQVAGDATLTGTGLIMGSPAYMSPERVNGDPAIPASDLWALGATLYAATEGRAPHHRSDAMAVLAAVMTQDVPPPRNAGPLAPVLTGLLERDPVRRMTGDRAEEALKAVASGHAADAAAAQIAANEATAAAAGATWTASFPPGRSPASESSTQAQSSTHAQASIPVPVPPETTDHYPPGTGTQWTQGHPSAPARRKSPALPVLAGVVVAAAVLAVAGFAFWPKGSSAGGPGVSHPPQAGGQTTPTTQTTPTTPSDDPAPASSSSPPRLPDGLVRASGPGYTIAVPRGWRRSVQGNSVVWTDPASSAYVQVDRTVWSGDPYEHWVTWEREAIADGKLQGFQRIGEITRTTVAGRPAADIEFTWSRSGGTRARDRGVMVDGRPFAVVVAVPTSQWNENETLVNNVLDTFQPSGVG, encoded by the coding sequence ATGGAAGGGCGGCTGCTGGCCGGTCGGTACCGGCTCGCATCGGTCGTCGGACGCGGCGGCATGGGCACCGTGTGGCGCGCCACCGACGAGACCCTCGACCGCGAGGTCGCGGTCAAGGAGGTCGTGCTGCCCGCGGGGCTGAGCGACGAGGAGCGCGAGAACCGGCACCGCCGGACGCTGCGCGAGGCCCGCGCCTCGGCCAGGCTGAACCACCCGGGCGTCGTGACCGTACACGACGTCGTGGACGAGGACGGCCGGCCGTGGATCGTCATGGAGCTGGTGCGGGCCCGCTCCCTCCAGGAGGTCGTGGAGGAGGACGGCCCGCTGCCGCCCGGACGGGTCGCGACGATCGGCGCGCAGATCGCGGGCGCGCTGCGGGCGGCGCACGCGATCGGCGTCCTGCACCGCGACGTCAAGCCGGCGAACGTGCTGGTCACCGGCGACGACCGGGCCGTGCTCACCGACTTCGGCATCGCGCAGGTGGCGGGCGACGCCACCCTCACCGGCACCGGGCTGATCATGGGGTCGCCCGCGTACATGTCGCCGGAGCGGGTGAACGGCGACCCGGCGATCCCCGCGTCCGACCTGTGGGCGCTCGGAGCCACCCTGTACGCGGCGACGGAGGGCAGGGCGCCGCACCACCGCAGCGACGCGATGGCGGTCCTCGCCGCCGTGATGACGCAGGACGTCCCGCCGCCGAGGAACGCGGGGCCGCTGGCGCCCGTCCTCACCGGGCTGCTGGAACGCGACCCGGTGCGGCGGATGACCGGGGACCGGGCCGAGGAGGCGCTCAAGGCGGTCGCCTCCGGGCACGCCGCGGACGCGGCCGCCGCGCAGATCGCCGCGAACGAGGCGACGGCCGCGGCCGCCGGCGCCACCTGGACCGCGTCGTTCCCGCCCGGCCGGTCGCCCGCGTCGGAGTCGTCCACGCAGGCGCAGTCGTCCACGCACGCGCAGGCGTCCATTCCGGTGCCCGTCCCGCCCGAGACGACGGACCACTACCCGCCGGGAACGGGCACGCAGTGGACGCAGGGGCACCCGTCCGCGCCGGCGCGCAGGAAGTCCCCGGCCCTGCCGGTCCTCGCCGGCGTCGTCGTGGCGGCGGCGGTCCTGGCGGTCGCCGGGTTCGCCTTCTGGCCGAAGGGCTCCTCGGCCGGCGGGCCGGGCGTGTCGCACCCGCCGCAGGCCGGGGGGCAGACGACGCCGACCACGCAGACCACCCCGACCACGCCGTCGGACGACCCCGCGCCCGCGTCGAGTTCGAGCCCGCCGCGGCTGCCCGACGGGCTCGTCCGCGCGAGCGGGCCCGGCTACACGATCGCGGTTCCGCGCGGGTGGCGGCGCTCGGTGCAGGGCAACAGCGTCGTCTGGACCGACCCCGCGTCCAGCGCCTACGTGCAGGTCGACCGGACGGTCTGGTCCGGCGACCCCTACGAGCACTGGGTCACCTGGGAGCGGGAGGCGATCGCCGACGGCAAGCTCCAGGGCTTCCAGCGGATCGGAGAGATCACCCGCACGACCGTCGCCGGGCGGCCCGCGGCCGACATCGAGTTCACCTGGTCCCGCTCGGGCGGCACGCGCGCGAGGGACCGCGGCGTGATGGTGGACGGCCGGCCCTTCGCCGTGGTGGTGGCGGTACCCACCTCCCAGTGGAACGAGAACGAGACACTCGTGAACAATGTGCTCGACACGTTCCAGCCCTCCGGGGTGGGATGA
- a CDS encoding serine/threonine-protein kinase, with translation MGTVWQAHDEVLGRDVAVKEVILPHGLTDEERAVHHKRTFREARTAARLSHPGVVAVYDVVEEDDRPWIIMELIRARSLDQVIKQDGPMEPRRAAEIARQMLAALHAAHEAGVLHRDVKPSNVLITGTGRMGERAVLTDFGIATASGDATLTQTGLVMGSPAYIAPERARGRVAGPASDLWSLGVTLYAMLHGKSPFERPEPMAALVAVISDEPDPPEKGGRLVPVIEGLLRKNPDQRMDAIEAGRMLDEIVRQETVDTQRTMAVEYPVEEAPGTQTTMPEAPGEALRPADAGARPDQLTSFDLPREARSAPESANPAETAPDPDRVRSWRPGPRTQPAGRVTVPGDRPEPGPDTHFPPTTHHPSTGRPALASNRNVLIIAGVVLLVILVVAGIALASSGGDDDAKGQKKSASTPPATGKASSSSPVKSKDPSPALPAGFRTHKDRSGYSVPVPDDWKGPERKNGGDFFYAPGRKTYIQIDQTDDPGASAIDDWRRQERGGSGWPGYRKLRIAATGDHPPVPDTGNGDKSADWEFTYDGDGGRVHILNRGFVTKGHGYAILLRAPAGDWDEVYSELQPVYRFFKPAEA, from the coding sequence ATGGGGACGGTCTGGCAGGCGCACGATGAGGTCCTCGGTCGTGACGTTGCGGTGAAGGAGGTCATCCTCCCGCATGGTCTCACCGATGAGGAACGCGCCGTGCACCACAAGCGCACGTTCCGTGAGGCCCGCACCGCGGCCAGGCTCAGCCACCCCGGCGTCGTCGCCGTCTACGACGTCGTCGAGGAGGACGACCGCCCCTGGATCATCATGGAGCTCATCAGGGCTCGCTCCCTGGACCAGGTGATCAAGCAGGACGGGCCGATGGAGCCCCGCCGCGCCGCGGAGATCGCCCGGCAGATGCTCGCCGCGCTGCACGCCGCGCACGAGGCCGGGGTGCTGCACCGCGACGTCAAGCCGAGCAACGTGCTGATCACCGGCACGGGGCGGATGGGCGAGCGCGCCGTGCTCACCGACTTCGGCATCGCGACCGCCTCGGGCGACGCCACCCTCACCCAGACCGGGCTCGTCATGGGCTCGCCCGCCTACATCGCGCCGGAGCGCGCCCGCGGCCGCGTCGCCGGGCCGGCCTCCGACCTGTGGTCGCTGGGCGTCACCCTGTACGCGATGCTGCACGGCAAGTCGCCGTTCGAGCGTCCCGAGCCGATGGCCGCGCTGGTCGCGGTGATCTCCGACGAGCCCGACCCGCCGGAGAAGGGCGGCCGGCTCGTCCCGGTCATCGAGGGCCTGCTGCGCAAGAACCCCGATCAGCGGATGGACGCGATCGAGGCCGGCCGGATGCTGGACGAGATCGTCCGGCAGGAGACCGTCGACACCCAGCGGACGATGGCCGTCGAGTACCCGGTCGAGGAGGCGCCGGGCACGCAGACGACCATGCCGGAGGCGCCCGGCGAGGCGCTCCGCCCGGCGGACGCCGGCGCCCGCCCCGACCAGCTCACCAGCTTCGACCTGCCGAGGGAGGCGCGGAGCGCGCCCGAGTCCGCGAACCCCGCCGAGACCGCGCCCGACCCCGACCGGGTCCGCTCGTGGCGGCCGGGCCCCCGCACCCAGCCCGCCGGGCGGGTGACGGTCCCGGGCGACAGGCCCGAGCCCGGGCCGGACACCCACTTCCCGCCCACCACCCACCACCCGTCCACCGGGCGCCCCGCGCTCGCGTCCAACCGCAACGTGCTGATCATCGCGGGTGTGGTGCTGCTCGTCATCCTGGTCGTCGCGGGGATCGCGCTGGCCAGCAGCGGCGGCGACGACGACGCGAAGGGGCAGAAGAAGAGCGCGTCGACGCCGCCCGCCACCGGGAAGGCCTCCTCGTCCTCCCCGGTCAAGTCCAAGGACCCGAGCCCGGCCCTCCCCGCCGGGTTCAGGACGCACAAGGATCGCAGCGGCTACTCCGTTCCCGTCCCGGATGACTGGAAGGGACCCGAGCGCAAGAACGGCGGCGACTTCTTCTACGCCCCCGGCCGCAAGACCTACATCCAGATCGACCAGACCGACGACCCGGGCGCCAGCGCGATCGACGACTGGCGGCGCCAGGAGCGGGGCGGCTCCGGCTGGCCCGGCTACCGGAAGCTCAGGATCGCGGCGACCGGGGACCACCCGCCGGTCCCCGACACCGGGAACGGCGACAAGTCGGCGGACTGGGAGTTCACCTACGACGGCGACGGAGGCCGGGTGCACATCCTCAACCGCGGGTTCGTGACGAAGGGGCACGGCTACGCGATCCTGCTCCGGGCCCCCGCCGGCGACTGGGACGAGGTGTACTCCGAACTCCAGCCGGTCTACCGGTTCTTCAAGCCCGCGGAGGCCTGA